One Microbacterium sp. zg-B96 genomic region harbors:
- a CDS encoding SbcC/MukB-like Walker B domain-containing protein produces MTMLDTLFGLIPAASRGQQWVADELQLVNWGGYDGAHRVRFSPTATLLCGGSGSGKSTLMDAYVALMMPHTTPFNGASNGAVVGRPRGQEQRNILSYGRGKIDETRTEDGTKLTVLRGDGTDTWTAISMTWLDHDGSRFTAVRAWYIPATARHLEDTVRVRATVTGRFDLGSLEAAAAQRLTDAAVKSAGLDTVATDREFSARLHSVLGIGAAGAGTKAMSLLARIQAGQQITTVDDLYKRMVLEEPETMATADAVVAHFDGLESTRSRMLTAQQQVRALEPIRSARARIGEAAERLRLIDEIGRFTEPDSLATLWRASRRLDLLRDVEAELQTATHAADAKVREHQAMADAADLEREGLGEVLRAAGGDRLETAHRELRALERRLDDATRKRERLDAALGVLQAQIASAREFEALSDRARSALADPDAKATLREAYGQAIGARNALVTRVSELVTERREAADRHDNIPARLRDSRELLARAAGLDSDQLPFVGELVEVRTEFEPWREAFNLALGGFATTLLIDATHLPAFRAAIDTVRTPERLRYEGVHADLPEAGADDPQTLPGRLDFKSTPFTGWLQDELSRRFGYVCVDTSAELSAHRMALTIAGQTSQGARGAHGGHGRRNVLGFSTHRRIGELEAQLAAVRGELAVAQTATLDAAAELDALDARRGAYEKIQDLTWDQVDVASLEQERARWSAIIEEVTADNPTIAGIQSQIAAKRAHAAQLREGIGRAKAEQQRLADAWAATTDEVDLAQAAVDSAEDAGRALTDDQTAYLDGQFLLPDSTGASTRTQDLTRFDAALDSASRRFAEDQRAAQEAVGEQRDSLRRTLAGFLDRWPNPNLLADPDHSLGDFERILADLETSGLHELEAEWRDSLLKLSGNDLTNLDSTLGRSLREIRDRIEPINLIMQDLPFYDDDHRLQISPRENQSEARRRFRKELREVRGLIDAATTDEDRERVYQRMARLINRLRRTAPDFADLIDVRNHVRVSAERIHAGTQQHVALYDHIGEKSGGESQELIAFIVGAALRYQLGDAGSQRPRYAPVFLDEALIKADAHFTKRAIGAWRGLGFQLIIGAPNDKYSAIEPHVDVEYDILKDTHGRSWAKPKVGLPAGA; encoded by the coding sequence GTGACCATGCTCGACACCCTCTTCGGCCTCATCCCCGCGGCATCCCGAGGCCAGCAATGGGTCGCCGATGAACTGCAGCTGGTCAACTGGGGCGGGTACGACGGCGCCCACCGCGTGCGTTTCTCCCCCACCGCGACCTTGCTCTGCGGTGGGTCGGGTTCGGGCAAGTCGACGCTCATGGATGCCTATGTCGCGCTCATGATGCCGCACACCACTCCCTTCAACGGCGCCTCCAACGGTGCCGTCGTCGGGCGGCCGCGCGGTCAGGAGCAGCGCAACATCCTCTCCTACGGTCGCGGGAAGATCGACGAGACCCGCACCGAGGACGGCACGAAGCTGACCGTCCTGCGCGGCGACGGCACCGACACGTGGACCGCCATCTCGATGACCTGGCTCGATCACGACGGCTCCCGCTTCACGGCGGTGCGCGCCTGGTACATCCCGGCAACCGCCCGCCACCTCGAAGACACCGTCCGCGTCCGCGCGACCGTCACGGGCCGGTTCGACCTGGGCTCGCTGGAAGCGGCGGCAGCGCAGCGGCTGACGGATGCCGCGGTCAAGAGTGCGGGCCTGGACACCGTCGCCACCGACCGCGAGTTCTCCGCGCGCCTGCACTCCGTGCTCGGCATCGGCGCGGCGGGAGCCGGCACCAAGGCGATGAGCCTGCTCGCCCGCATCCAGGCCGGTCAGCAGATCACCACCGTGGACGACCTCTACAAGAGGATGGTGCTCGAAGAGCCCGAGACGATGGCCACCGCCGACGCCGTCGTCGCGCACTTCGACGGCCTCGAGAGCACCCGCAGCCGCATGCTGACCGCACAGCAGCAGGTGCGCGCACTGGAGCCGATCCGCTCGGCGCGGGCACGCATCGGGGAGGCCGCGGAACGGCTGCGCCTGATCGATGAGATCGGCCGGTTCACCGAGCCGGATTCCCTCGCAACGCTGTGGCGCGCCTCCCGCCGCTTGGACCTGCTGCGAGACGTCGAGGCGGAACTGCAGACGGCCACGCACGCCGCCGACGCCAAAGTGCGTGAGCACCAAGCGATGGCGGATGCCGCAGACCTCGAGCGGGAAGGGCTCGGCGAAGTGCTGCGCGCCGCCGGCGGCGATCGCCTGGAGACCGCGCATCGCGAACTGCGCGCGCTGGAGCGCCGGCTCGACGATGCGACGCGGAAGCGGGAGCGGCTGGACGCGGCGCTCGGCGTCCTGCAGGCGCAGATCGCCTCGGCGCGGGAGTTCGAGGCGCTGTCCGACCGTGCCCGCAGTGCGCTCGCAGACCCCGATGCGAAGGCCACGCTGCGCGAGGCGTACGGGCAGGCGATCGGCGCGAGGAACGCGCTGGTCACCCGCGTGAGCGAGCTCGTGACTGAACGTCGCGAAGCGGCGGACCGCCACGACAACATCCCCGCCCGGCTCCGCGACTCCCGGGAGCTGCTGGCGCGGGCGGCCGGGCTCGACTCCGATCAGCTGCCTTTCGTGGGCGAACTGGTCGAGGTGCGCACCGAGTTCGAGCCGTGGCGGGAGGCGTTCAACCTCGCGCTCGGCGGGTTCGCCACGACGCTGCTCATCGACGCCACCCACCTGCCGGCGTTCCGGGCCGCCATCGACACCGTGCGCACGCCGGAGCGGCTGCGCTACGAGGGCGTGCACGCCGACCTCCCCGAGGCGGGGGCCGATGACCCGCAGACGCTGCCGGGACGGCTCGACTTCAAGAGCACGCCGTTCACCGGCTGGCTGCAGGACGAACTGTCCCGCCGATTCGGCTACGTCTGCGTCGACACGTCCGCCGAGCTGTCGGCACACCGCATGGCGCTCACGATCGCCGGGCAGACCTCGCAGGGCGCCCGCGGCGCGCACGGTGGGCACGGCCGCCGCAACGTCCTGGGGTTCTCGACCCATCGTCGCATCGGCGAGCTCGAGGCCCAGCTGGCAGCGGTGCGCGGCGAACTGGCGGTCGCTCAGACGGCGACGCTGGATGCCGCAGCCGAGCTGGATGCGCTCGACGCTCGACGCGGTGCCTACGAGAAGATCCAGGATCTGACGTGGGACCAGGTCGACGTGGCATCCCTCGAGCAGGAGCGCGCGCGCTGGAGCGCGATCATCGAGGAGGTGACCGCCGACAATCCCACGATCGCCGGCATCCAGTCGCAGATCGCCGCCAAGCGAGCCCACGCCGCCCAGCTTCGCGAGGGGATCGGCCGCGCCAAGGCCGAGCAGCAGCGCCTGGCCGATGCGTGGGCCGCCACCACCGATGAGGTCGATCTGGCCCAAGCCGCGGTCGATTCGGCTGAGGATGCCGGGCGCGCACTGACCGACGACCAGACGGCGTACCTCGACGGCCAGTTCCTGTTGCCCGACAGCACGGGTGCGTCCACGCGCACGCAGGATCTGACCCGCTTCGACGCCGCCCTCGACTCGGCGTCCCGGCGCTTCGCCGAAGATCAGCGTGCAGCCCAGGAGGCCGTCGGCGAACAGCGCGACAGCCTGCGCCGCACCCTGGCGGGCTTCCTCGACCGCTGGCCCAACCCCAACCTGCTGGCCGATCCCGACCACTCACTGGGGGATTTCGAGCGCATCCTCGCCGACCTCGAGACCAGCGGTCTGCACGAGCTCGAGGCGGAGTGGCGGGACAGCCTGCTGAAGCTGTCGGGCAACGACCTCACCAACCTCGACTCCACGCTCGGCCGGTCGCTGCGCGAGATCCGCGATCGCATCGAGCCGATCAACCTGATCATGCAGGACCTGCCGTTCTACGACGACGACCACCGCCTGCAGATCTCGCCGCGCGAAAACCAGTCGGAAGCACGGCGACGGTTCCGCAAGGAGCTGCGCGAGGTGCGCGGACTCATCGACGCCGCGACGACGGACGAGGACCGCGAGCGCGTCTACCAGCGGATGGCGCGCCTGATCAACCGCCTCCGCCGCACCGCTCCCGACTTCGCCGACCTCATCGACGTGCGCAACCACGTGCGCGTGAGCGCCGAACGCATCCACGCCGGGACCCAGCAACACGTCGCCCTCTACGACCACATCGGGGAGAAGTCCGGCGGCGAATCGCAGGAGCTCATCGCCTTCATCGTCGGCGCCGCACTGCGCTACCAGCTGGGGGATGCCGGCTCCCAGCGCCCGCGCTACGCGCCGGTATTCCTCGACGAGGCGCTCATCAAGGCCGACGCACACTTCACCAAGCGTGCGATCGGCGCGTGGCGGGGGCTGGGGTTCCAGCTCATCATCGGTGCGCCCAACGACAAGTACAGCGCGATCGAACCGCACGTGGACGTCGAGTACGACATCCTCAAGGACACCCACGGCCGCTCGTGGGCCAAGCCGAAGGTGGGACTGCCCGCCGGGGCGTGA
- a CDS encoding DUF4194 domain-containing protein, translated as MTDLPITEDLPTDEPFIAPVAMEYDPEQLFAGDRGVLDPDARRVLVRLLQRRFLLADRNRSEWTVLMDHRHAIESRLNDLFVRLVVDHDRGVAYKEQVRSDELEIPILLRDEAYSRAETLVLVHLRTVYQRETTAGEPSARVDVEDIEQTVLTYFAEADGSTARRQKAIRAAVVRLRQDGIIEEESEGRFRISPLVEILLSSERLRELRDWLDEQSARSGAIDLDESDEPDGMDADSYAEAAL; from the coding sequence ATGACTGACCTTCCGATCACCGAGGACCTCCCCACCGACGAGCCGTTCATCGCTCCCGTCGCGATGGAGTACGACCCGGAGCAGCTGTTTGCCGGCGACCGCGGCGTGCTCGACCCCGATGCGCGGCGCGTGCTCGTGCGTCTGCTGCAGCGCCGTTTTCTCCTTGCCGACCGCAACCGGAGCGAGTGGACCGTGCTGATGGACCATAGGCACGCGATCGAGTCCCGCCTCAACGATCTGTTCGTGCGGCTCGTCGTCGACCACGACCGCGGCGTCGCCTATAAGGAGCAGGTGCGGTCGGATGAACTCGAGATCCCGATCCTCCTCCGCGACGAGGCATACTCCCGCGCCGAGACGCTCGTGCTCGTGCACCTGCGCACCGTCTATCAGCGCGAGACCACTGCCGGTGAGCCGTCAGCCCGCGTCGACGTCGAAGACATCGAGCAGACCGTGCTGACCTACTTCGCCGAGGCAGACGGCAGCACCGCCCGCCGCCAGAAGGCGATCCGGGCCGCCGTGGTACGGCTCCGCCAAGACGGCATCATCGAAGAGGAGTCGGAGGGCCGCTTCCGCATCAGCCCCCTCGTGGAGATCCTGCTCAGCTCCGAGCGGCTGCGGGAGCTGCGCGATTGGCTCGACGAGCAGTCGGCGCGCTCCGGCGCGATCGATCTCGACGAGTCAGACGAACCCGATGGCATGGATGCCGACAGCTACGCGGAGGCCGCACTGTGA
- a CDS encoding DUF3375 domain-containing protein produces the protein MSNTRAEAAYQRSVAAFRNPTLDLLHGRHAPFVVAALSIVFTADRPAVAVSDAHAEIGEAIEELRAAGYDEDERRLPSGSAREICRHWVRVGWLAPQIENDIEVYRLTAHAVGALEIAGRAGGGRARVSRSRVRTLLEAVDRLARDAESDPEQRIAMLTAERDALDAEIVRLRNDEAEPIDDEQLFEEAENVLHLARELPADFSRVAESIKAMQRDVVADLRRDVRPTGEILREYLQRGRHVMQATSEGRAFEGALRLIGDPEHIDRLTTQLHNLLAQPFARFMAPGQRADLNAIGQQVEKGVHEVLTAQRRASQVITAQVRTHDPLRDRQVDELLRSVMSGLHVWMQGSKPGDRVEPLHTFPVADIGHLRQSLSDLHPPGAPAPLAGPEDVEFVDADTRAWGGPRYVELEAYVATLGDRFDLASAFEGADDDTRRPVDLLGLLEIAHRNGMTESDEISVAEARRPDGTSRRFAFGGVTASTVKEPEHD, from the coding sequence ATGTCGAACACTCGCGCTGAAGCCGCGTATCAGCGCTCGGTCGCAGCGTTCCGAAACCCGACGCTGGACCTCCTCCACGGCCGCCACGCGCCGTTCGTCGTCGCGGCGCTGTCGATCGTCTTCACCGCCGATCGTCCCGCGGTCGCCGTCTCCGACGCCCACGCCGAGATCGGCGAGGCGATCGAGGAGCTGCGCGCCGCCGGCTACGACGAAGACGAGCGGCGGCTTCCATCCGGGAGCGCGCGCGAGATCTGCCGGCACTGGGTGCGGGTCGGGTGGCTGGCACCGCAGATCGAGAACGACATCGAGGTCTACCGGCTCACGGCCCACGCCGTGGGTGCGCTGGAAATCGCGGGACGCGCGGGCGGCGGCCGCGCTCGAGTGTCGCGCTCACGGGTGCGCACGCTGCTGGAGGCGGTCGATCGGCTGGCTCGCGACGCCGAGTCCGACCCGGAGCAACGCATCGCGATGCTGACGGCCGAGCGCGACGCCCTCGATGCGGAGATCGTCCGGCTCCGCAACGACGAGGCGGAGCCCATCGACGACGAGCAGCTGTTCGAAGAGGCCGAGAACGTGCTGCATCTCGCCCGCGAACTGCCTGCGGACTTCTCCCGCGTCGCCGAGTCGATCAAGGCCATGCAGCGGGACGTCGTCGCTGACCTGCGCCGTGACGTGCGCCCCACCGGCGAGATCCTCCGCGAGTACCTGCAGCGGGGTCGACACGTCATGCAGGCGACCTCGGAAGGCCGCGCCTTCGAAGGCGCCCTGCGCCTCATCGGCGACCCGGAGCACATCGACCGCCTCACGACCCAGCTGCACAACCTGCTCGCGCAGCCGTTCGCCCGATTCATGGCGCCCGGGCAGCGCGCCGATCTCAACGCGATCGGGCAGCAGGTCGAAAAGGGCGTGCACGAGGTGCTGACGGCCCAGCGCCGCGCGTCACAGGTGATCACCGCTCAGGTGCGCACCCACGATCCGCTCCGCGACCGGCAGGTCGACGAACTGCTGCGCAGCGTCATGTCCGGACTCCACGTGTGGATGCAGGGTTCCAAGCCCGGCGACCGCGTCGAGCCGCTGCACACGTTCCCCGTGGCCGATATCGGGCACCTGCGGCAGTCGCTCAGCGACCTGCACCCGCCGGGAGCCCCGGCCCCCCTGGCGGGGCCGGAGGATGTCGAGTTCGTGGATGCCGACACGCGCGCGTGGGGCGGCCCGCGATACGTCGAACTCGAAGCGTACGTGGCGACCCTCGGCGACCGGTTCGACCTTGCCAGCGCCTTCGAAGGCGCTGACGATGACACCCGCCGCCCCGTCGATCTGCTGGGGCTGCTGGAGATCGCCCACCGCAACGGCATGACCGAGAGCGACGAGATCTCCGTCGCCGAGGCGCGACGCCCCGACGGCACGAGCCGTCGGTTCGCGTTCGGCGGCGTCACCGCGAGCACAGTGAAAGAGCCCGAGCATGACTGA
- a CDS encoding sugar ABC transporter substrate-binding protein encodes MRTTTRLIALTASLGLVAAIAGCASTDDAAGAPTDIETALEEGGTLTFWSWATASQAKADAFTAKYPNVTIEYVNAGSGLDQYAKIENALKAGSGAPDVAQFEYTAMPQFALGGDLADLTAFGFDELESEFAAGPWSSVQYGDAVYALPEDSGPMALFYNARVFEQFGIAVPTTWDEYVTAAETLHAADSNYYLTSDGGDGLFVSSMTWQAGGHPYQVDGEDITIDLQDEGSRKWTAVWNQLLENGLLSPTPSWTDDWYKQLGNGEIASLVSGAWMPGLLESAAPEAAGDWRVAPMPTYDGGDPVSANFGGSAMAVLESSENKALAAAFVEFMNADAEGVALLVENGAFPSTIEALTSPSLIDVENAYFGGQKVNEVLLAASEAVPSGWQYLPYQSYAQSIFGDTAGQAYANQTDLNDGLKAWQDALVTYGNQQGFTVNGG; translated from the coding sequence ATGCGTACCACCACACGGTTGATCGCCCTCACGGCGTCCCTCGGACTCGTCGCAGCCATCGCCGGCTGCGCCTCGACGGACGATGCCGCAGGCGCCCCCACCGACATCGAGACCGCGCTCGAAGAGGGAGGCACTCTCACCTTCTGGTCGTGGGCGACGGCATCACAGGCGAAGGCGGATGCCTTCACCGCCAAGTACCCGAACGTCACGATCGAGTACGTCAATGCCGGCAGCGGCCTTGACCAGTACGCGAAGATCGAGAACGCTCTCAAGGCGGGATCTGGCGCACCCGACGTCGCGCAGTTCGAGTACACGGCGATGCCGCAATTCGCCCTCGGTGGCGATCTCGCCGACCTGACCGCGTTCGGCTTCGACGAGCTCGAGTCGGAGTTCGCTGCCGGCCCATGGAGCTCAGTTCAGTACGGCGATGCCGTGTACGCACTTCCCGAGGACTCGGGTCCCATGGCGCTGTTCTACAACGCCCGCGTGTTCGAGCAGTTCGGCATCGCGGTGCCGACGACGTGGGATGAGTACGTCACCGCGGCAGAGACGCTTCACGCGGCGGACTCCAACTACTACCTGACGTCGGACGGCGGCGACGGACTGTTCGTGAGCAGCATGACCTGGCAGGCCGGCGGCCACCCGTACCAGGTGGATGGCGAAGACATCACGATCGACCTCCAGGACGAGGGGTCACGCAAGTGGACCGCCGTGTGGAACCAGTTGTTGGAGAACGGGCTGCTCTCGCCCACACCCTCGTGGACCGATGACTGGTACAAGCAGCTCGGCAACGGCGAAATCGCTTCACTCGTGAGCGGCGCGTGGATGCCGGGCCTCCTCGAGTCGGCCGCTCCTGAGGCTGCCGGTGACTGGCGTGTCGCACCGATGCCCACCTACGACGGCGGCGACCCGGTGTCGGCGAACTTCGGTGGCAGCGCGATGGCGGTGCTGGAGTCGAGCGAGAACAAAGCGCTCGCCGCGGCGTTCGTGGAGTTCATGAATGCCGACGCTGAGGGTGTCGCGCTGCTCGTGGAGAACGGTGCTTTCCCGTCGACGATCGAGGCACTCACGTCGCCCTCTCTGATCGACGTAGAGAACGCCTACTTCGGCGGGCAGAAGGTCAACGAAGTGCTGCTCGCCGCCTCTGAGGCGGTGCCGTCCGGATGGCAGTACCTCCCCTACCAGAGCTACGCGCAGTCGATCTTCGGCGATACCGCGGGGCAGGCGTATGCGAACCAGACTGACCTGAACGACGGCCTGAAGGCGTGGCAGGACGCTCTGGTCACCTACGGTAACCAGCAGGGATTCACCGTCAACGGAGGCTGA
- a CDS encoding carbohydrate ABC transporter permease gives MSAKTSAVRGRRPIQRRSPILTLVVAMLGIYTLLPLAYLVINASKSSSDFFSTFGLSFGSSFELFNNIGRVFAYDDGVFARWFGNTLIYVVLGGAGSAIISTLAGYGIAKYAFRGRRALFAVIIGAVAIPGTALALPTFLLFSNLGMTNTIWAVIIPSLVNPFGLYLTWVYATEAVPDQLLEAARLDGSGEFRTFWSIALRLLGPGFVTVLLFSVVATWNNYFLPLIMLTDPKLYPLTVGLAQWNAQSTGTNAEPIQTLVLTGSLLAVIPLIVVFLLLQRFWQSGLAAGSVKQ, from the coding sequence ATGAGCGCCAAGACTTCCGCTGTCCGCGGCCGTCGACCCATACAGCGCCGTTCGCCGATTCTCACGCTCGTCGTCGCGATGCTCGGCATCTACACCCTGCTCCCACTCGCCTACCTCGTCATCAATGCGAGCAAGTCCTCCAGCGACTTCTTCTCCACATTCGGATTGTCATTCGGATCGTCGTTCGAGCTCTTCAACAACATCGGCCGCGTGTTCGCCTACGACGACGGCGTCTTTGCGCGGTGGTTCGGAAACACCCTCATCTACGTCGTCCTCGGGGGTGCGGGTAGTGCCATCATCTCCACGCTCGCAGGCTACGGAATCGCGAAGTACGCGTTCCGCGGACGTCGGGCATTGTTCGCCGTGATCATCGGTGCTGTCGCGATCCCCGGGACCGCTTTGGCTCTGCCCACCTTCCTGCTGTTCAGCAACCTGGGGATGACGAACACCATCTGGGCCGTCATCATCCCGTCTCTCGTGAACCCCTTCGGGCTCTACCTCACGTGGGTGTACGCCACCGAAGCGGTCCCCGATCAGCTCCTCGAGGCCGCGCGCCTGGACGGGTCTGGGGAATTTCGCACCTTCTGGTCGATCGCGCTGCGCTTGCTGGGCCCAGGGTTCGTGACGGTATTGCTCTTCTCTGTCGTCGCCACGTGGAACAACTACTTCCTGCCGCTCATCATGCTGACCGACCCGAAGCTCTATCCCCTCACGGTCGGCCTCGCGCAATGGAATGCCCAGTCCACCGGCACGAATGCCGAGCCCATCCAGACTCTGGTCCTGACCGGTTCCCTCCTCGCTGTCATCCCCCTCATCGTGGTCTTCCTGCTGCTCCAGCGCTTCTGGCAGTCGGGTCTCGCGGCGGGAAGCGTCAAGCAGTGA
- a CDS encoding sugar ABC transporter permease has protein sequence MTATTRTGWLFVLPFVVVFLIGIVAPVVYALFLSLFRTTFVGGEQFVGFENYMYVFTDPSFWGGIGRVVAFMLVQIPLMLGIGLLAALAIDSGRLHLSGMWRILLFLPYAVPGVVAVLIWGFVYGPRYGLVGTMNDALGMDLLIPLSPQWVLAAIANIVTWSFAGYNMLIFYSALRTIPEELYEAASLDGAGAIRTIFAVKIPALRGALVITSMFSVIGSFQLFNEPNLLRPLAPNVITSDFTPTLYAYNLSFAGQQYNLSATVAIVLGIITAVIAYTVQLRGMRAEQR, from the coding sequence ATGACAGCGACCACACGCACGGGGTGGCTGTTCGTGCTCCCGTTTGTCGTGGTGTTTCTCATCGGCATTGTCGCGCCTGTCGTCTACGCGCTCTTCCTGAGCTTGTTCCGCACTACCTTCGTCGGCGGCGAGCAGTTCGTCGGCTTCGAGAACTACATGTACGTCTTCACCGACCCGTCGTTCTGGGGTGGCATCGGGCGCGTGGTGGCGTTCATGCTGGTGCAGATCCCGCTCATGCTCGGTATCGGGCTGTTGGCGGCTCTCGCGATCGACAGTGGACGGCTCCACCTGTCCGGCATGTGGCGCATTCTCCTCTTTCTCCCTTACGCGGTTCCGGGAGTCGTCGCCGTGCTCATCTGGGGGTTCGTGTACGGACCCCGGTACGGTCTCGTCGGGACGATGAACGACGCCCTGGGGATGGATCTGCTCATCCCGCTGTCGCCGCAATGGGTGCTCGCTGCGATCGCGAACATCGTGACGTGGTCATTCGCCGGGTACAACATGCTGATCTTCTATTCCGCCCTCCGCACGATTCCGGAGGAGCTGTACGAAGCCGCCTCGCTGGACGGGGCAGGAGCGATCCGAACCATCTTCGCGGTCAAGATCCCCGCACTGCGCGGTGCCCTGGTGATCACATCCATGTTCTCCGTCATCGGAAGCTTCCAACTGTTCAACGAGCCAAACCTCCTGCGGCCTCTCGCGCCCAACGTCATCACGAGCGACTTCACCCCGACCCTGTACGCGTACAACCTGTCCTTCGCAGGACAGCAATACAACCTCTCGGCCACGGTCGCCATCGTCCTGGGAATCATCACCGCGGTGATCGCCTACACGGTGCAGCTGCGCGGCATGCGGGCGGAGCAGCGATGA
- the nagE gene encoding N-acetylglucosamine-specific PTS transporter subunit IIBC — protein sequence MKFLQRLGRSIMLPVAVLPVAAILSGIGYWITSAAGANLVSTFLSAAGGALLDNMPLLFAVGIALGMASKSDGTAALAGLVSWLVVTTLLKPETVALLTGVGDVNEVDPAFLRLQNVFVGIICGLIGAWCYDRFKDTRLPDALSFFSGKRSVAIVTAGFSLIVAIALFFIWPFVYTGLVVFGEWIVTLGPLGTGIYGFLNRLLIPVGLHHALNSVFWFDVAGINDLNNFLAGEGTYGVTGQYMTGFFPVMMFGLPGAALAMYLTAKTRRKKIAYGILLSGAISSFFVGVTEPLEFAFMFLAPVLYLVHAVFMGISMAISAILPVRMGFGFSGGFIDLVLGWTNPMAQNPWLIPVMGVFWFIVYFAVFYFFIKRFNLKTPGREDDDILEEGTEFDTRSKDDAYLVTASRFLDALGGKDNIVDLDNCATRLRMEVADVSKVDDTALKRAGAAGTMKPGGTSVQVVYGLNVQFVKDAMEDIMSGRAVAPSGAAPERASTAPGASLDAGGAAVLTDAPPTTVRLRQPVEGRVVPLTEVPDATFAEAIMGPGLAIEPTGDTVIAPADATVGATFDTGHAIALVLGDGTELLIHVGIDTVAMKGDGFDTLVEKGQRVTEGTPLLRFDRARVAAAGHPAITPVVILNNANATIEFT from the coding sequence ATGAAGTTCTTGCAGAGGCTCGGACGGTCCATCATGCTTCCGGTGGCCGTGCTGCCGGTGGCAGCGATTCTGTCCGGCATCGGGTACTGGATCACGTCGGCGGCGGGGGCGAACCTCGTCTCGACCTTCCTGAGCGCGGCGGGCGGTGCGCTCCTGGACAACATGCCGCTGCTGTTCGCGGTGGGCATCGCGCTGGGGATGGCGAGTAAATCCGACGGCACGGCTGCGCTGGCAGGACTGGTGTCGTGGCTGGTGGTCACGACCCTGCTCAAGCCGGAGACCGTGGCGCTGCTCACCGGCGTCGGTGACGTCAATGAGGTGGACCCGGCGTTCCTGCGGCTGCAGAACGTGTTCGTCGGCATCATCTGCGGCCTCATCGGCGCGTGGTGCTACGACCGCTTCAAGGACACCCGGTTGCCCGACGCCCTGTCGTTCTTCTCGGGCAAGCGTTCCGTCGCCATCGTGACCGCCGGCTTCTCGCTCATCGTCGCGATCGCACTGTTCTTCATCTGGCCCTTCGTGTACACGGGGCTGGTTGTCTTCGGAGAGTGGATCGTGACGCTCGGGCCGCTCGGCACCGGCATCTACGGGTTCCTCAACCGTCTCCTCATCCCGGTCGGCCTGCACCACGCACTCAACTCGGTGTTCTGGTTCGACGTGGCCGGTATCAACGACCTCAACAACTTCCTCGCCGGCGAGGGCACCTATGGCGTCACCGGCCAGTACATGACCGGCTTCTTCCCGGTGATGATGTTCGGCCTGCCGGGCGCGGCGCTGGCGATGTACCTCACCGCCAAGACTCGGCGCAAGAAGATCGCCTACGGCATCCTGCTCTCCGGCGCGATCTCCTCGTTCTTCGTGGGGGTCACCGAACCGCTCGAGTTCGCCTTCATGTTCCTGGCCCCGGTGCTCTACCTCGTGCACGCGGTGTTCATGGGCATCTCGATGGCCATCAGCGCGATACTGCCGGTGCGGATGGGCTTCGGGTTCTCCGGCGGCTTCATCGACCTGGTGCTCGGCTGGACCAACCCCATGGCTCAGAACCCCTGGCTCATCCCGGTGATGGGCGTCTTCTGGTTCATCGTCTACTTCGCCGTCTTCTACTTCTTCATCAAGCGGTTCAACCTCAAAACGCCGGGGCGCGAGGACGACGACATCCTCGAAGAGGGCACCGAGTTCGACACGCGCAGCAAGGACGACGCGTACCTCGTCACCGCCTCCCGCTTCCTCGACGCGCTCGGCGGTAAGGACAACATCGTCGACCTCGACAACTGCGCGACTCGACTGCGAATGGAGGTCGCCGACGTCAGCAAGGTCGACGACACCGCACTCAAGCGCGCCGGCGCCGCCGGCACCATGAAGCCCGGCGGCACGTCCGTGCAGGTCGTCTACGGGCTGAACGTGCAGTTCGTGAAGGATGCCATGGAGGACATCATGTCCGGCCGGGCGGTGGCGCCCTCGGGTGCCGCTCCCGAGCGGGCATCGACGGCACCGGGCGCATCGTTGGATGCCGGCGGTGCGGCAGTGCTCACCGACGCACCGCCGACCACGGTGCGGCTGCGGCAGCCCGTCGAGGGCCGCGTCGTGCCGCTCACAGAGGTTCCGGATGCCACCTTCGCCGAGGCGATCATGGGCCCGGGGCTCGCGATCGAGCCGACCGGCGACACCGTCATCGCACCCGCCGACGCGACCGTCGGCGCCACCTTCGACACCGGGCACGCCATCGCGCTCGTGCTGGGCGACGGCACCGAACTGCTCATCCACGTGGGGATCGACACGGTCGCGATGAAGGGCGACGGATTCGACACCCTGGTCGAGAAGGGCCAGCGCGTCACCGAGGGCACACCGCTGCTGCGATTCGACCGGGCGAGGGTCGCCGCCGCGGGGCATCCGGCGATCACGCCCGTCGTCATTCTCAACAACGCGAACGCGACCATCGAGTTCACATAA